A region of Oxyura jamaicensis isolate SHBP4307 breed ruddy duck chromosome 9, BPBGC_Ojam_1.0, whole genome shotgun sequence DNA encodes the following proteins:
- the ST6GAL1 gene encoding beta-galactoside alpha-2,6-sialyltransferase 1 isoform X1 has product MVHINVLKKIMCVLVVILIALTVCLWKETRGSYYVPFKTENDDSQIHRTSEKWNLLKSQKLVHEAAGGMGQMPKTLLSNENKVKGSFSGTVEKSKKASDYVKVWDKDSSSRNLIPRLQKVRKNYLSMNKYNVTYGGKKNPAKLSPEQLLCQLRDRVNVSMIHGSDGPFNTSEWLRYLPEKSLNETVGRLGRCAVVSSAGSLKSSHLGPEIDSHDAVLRFNGAPVKGFQEDVGQKTTIRLVNSQLVTVEQQHFLRDALYNTGILIIWDPAPYHAEIHEWYRKPDYKFFETYKLYRIRHPEQPFYILNPKMQWQLWDIIQENSLEHIQPNPPSSGTLGILIMMTLCDEVDVYEFLPSKRQTDICHYYQKFHDRACTMGAYHPLLFEKNLVKHINQGTDEDIYTHGKVTLPGFRNVHC; this is encoded by the exons ATGGTTCACATCAAtgtgctgaaaaaaattatGTGTGTTCTTGTGGTGATACTGATAGCTCTGACAGTTTGCCTTTGGAAAGAGACAAGAGGAAGCTACTATGTTCCTTTCAAGACTGAGAACGATGATTCACAGATTCACAGGACTTCAGAAAAGTGGAACCTACTTAAATCACAGAAACTTGTCCATGAAGCAGCTGGTGGAATGGGTCAGATGCCTAAAACTTTGctcagtaatgaaaataaagtaaaaggcAGCTTCTCTGGAACAGTGGAAAAGTCCAAGAAAGCATCAGACTATGTGAAGGTATGGGATAAGGACAGCTCATCACGAAATCTTATACCCAGGCTGCAGAAGGTCAGAAAGAACTACCTATCCATGAACAAGTACAATGTGACTTACGGTGGGAAGAAGAACCCTGCTAAactcagcccagagcagctgctgtgccagctACGGGACAGGGTGAATGTGTCGATGATACATGGATCAGATGGTCCATTTAATACCTCCGAGTGGCTGCGATACCTGCCGGAGAAAAGCCTCAATGAAACGGTGGGCCGCCTGGGTCGCTGTGCTGTCGTGTCCTCAGCGGGGTCTCTGAAATCATCTCATTTGGGACCAGAGATAG ACAGCCATGATGCCGTCTTGCGCTTTAATGGGGCTCCTGTCAAAGGATTTCAAGAAGACGTGGGGCAAAAGACAACGATTCGTCTCGTTAACTCCCAG CTTGTCACCGTTGAGCAGCAGCACTTCCTGAGGGATGCACTATATAACACCGGAATCTTAATTATCTGGGATCCAGCACCGTATCATGCAGAAATTCATGAG tggTACAGAAAACCAGACTACAAGTTTTTTGAAACCTACAAGTTGTATCGTATTAGACATCCAGAGCAGCCCTTCTATATCCTGAATCCAAAAATGCAGTGGCAACTCTGGGATATTATTCAGGAGAATTCTCTGGAGCATATTCAGCCTAACCCCCCATCTTCAGGAACGCTTG GCATTCTGATCATGATGACGCTCTGTGACGAAGTGGACGTGTATGAATTCCTCCCTTCCAAACGGCAGACTGATATTTGCCACTACTACCAGAAGTTTCACGACCGTGCCTGTACCATGGGAGCTTACCACCCTCTCTTGTTTGAGAAAAACCTGGTGAAGCATATAAACCAGGGCACAGATGAGGACATTTACACTCACGGGAAAGTTACTTTGCCTGGCTTCCGAAACGTGCATTGCTAG